One window of the Anoplolepis gracilipes chromosome 9, ASM4749672v1, whole genome shotgun sequence genome contains the following:
- the LOC140669334 gene encoding monocarboxylate transporter 12 isoform X3, with amino-acid sequence MGLGNCRSLLHVQFIRRRYHLQFRRISKSYCGCIFHIESESRSCRLITNWILSHGWLVATCPFVSALANRYGFRLVTILGSVISCIAFVLSYFSTSIEFLYISYGAIGGIGAGLIYVPAVITTGFYFERWRALATGIAVCGSGIGAFLLAPISDILIKNFGWRGALLFQAGMLLNCAIFGAMFRPLKPTRIKVKNTPENAPLEVKTTLVGNHVSTTSLHCAQPNRSGFFGTNNNTEYPTAAELFGSNPNIVNVSKSLHSLHKVHVETQTLERKVSTSEKRLSVPIYPDLDVVKNEEKIVEEENNLLSGDLERLNGKVPTIRRHTISGRRLRTDSECSQKSLKMGKRNPKDPQRPFYRDDIFYGGSLNRLSHYRSQQSSVGYHMSVTRLPTATDVAEEESGSCYLCPESVRRILTTMLDLSLLKSPSFLILAISGGLTMMGFYTPFMYVPDRAIKANIDASTAMFLVSVIGIGNTIGRIVCGLASSLPGVNALVVNNMFISVGGLVTILSGISLTEEYQFFYAASFGLSISVFASLRSILVVDLLGLEKLTNAFGLLLLFQGVAATVGAPLAGAFMDATGSYDASFYLSGSLILLSAVICYPLKRINTWERRGEKNPVATDLFAS; translated from the exons ATGGGGCTGGGTAATTGTCGCAGCCTCCTTCATGTGCAATTTATTCGTCGACGGTATCATCTTCAGTTTCGGCGTATTTCTAAATCATATTGCGGATGCATTTTCCATATCGAAAGCGAGAGTCGCTCTTGTCGGCTCATTACAAACTGGATTTTATCTCATGGCTGGTTAGTAGCGacat GTCCTTTCGTATCCGCCCTTGCCAACCGATATGGTTTTAGACTGGTCACGATATTAGGAAGCGTAATAAGTTGCATCGCCTTCGTCCTCTCGTATTTCAGTACATCTATCGAATTCCTCTACATTTCTTATGGTGCTATCG GTGGTATTGGTGCGGGCCTGATATACGTTCCAGCTGTAATAACCACCGGATTTTATTTCGAGAGATGGCGAGCACTAGCTACAGGTATCGCGGTATGTGGCTCTGGTATCGGTGCATTTTTGCTTGCGCCGATCTCGGATATACTCATAAAGAATTTTGGCTGGAGGGGAGCTTTGTTATTTCAAGCAG GCATGCTGTTAAATTGCGCCATATTCGGTGCAATGTTCCGTCCTTTGAAACCAACGAGGATTAAGGTGAAGAACACTCCAGAAAACGCCCCGCTCGAAGTAAAAACCACGTTGGTGGGAAATCATGTGTCAACGACCTCATTACATTGCGCCCAGCCAAATAGAAGCGGTTTCTTTGGCACAAATAATAACACGGAATATCCGACGGCAGCGGAACTTTTCGGAAGTAACCCTAATATAGTAAA TGTATCTAAGTCCTTGCATTCGCTGCACAAGGTGCACGTGGAGACGCAAACTTTGGAGAGGAAGGTGAGTACTTCGGAGAAACGGCTATCCGTGCCAATATATCCTGACTTGGACGTTGTAAAGAACGAAGAAAAGATAGTCGAAGAGGAGAACAATCTGCTCAGCGGCGACTTGGAACGGTTAAATGGAAAAGTACCAACG atccGCCGACATACGATTAGCGGCAGGCGCCTTCGAACGGATTCAGAATGCAGTCAAAAATCTCTTAAGATGGGTAAACGAAATCCAAAAGATCCGCAGAGACCGTTTTATAGGGacgatattttttatggaGGCTCTTTGAACAGACTTTCTCATTACAGATCGCAG CAATCATCAGTCGGTTATCACATGTCAGTGACGCGGCTGCCGACGGCGACGGATGTGGCAGAGGAAGAGAGTGGAAGTTGCTACCTGTGTCCTGAAAGTGTACGACGAATTCTGACCACAATGCTTGATTTAAGCCTTCTAAAAAGCCCTTCCTTTCTAATACTAGCGATTTCTGGCGGGCTCACCATGATGGGTTTTTATACACCTTTTATGTATGTGCCAG ATCGAGCTATAAAAGCTAACATCGATGCTTCTACGGCCATGTTTCTCGTTTCGGTGATTGGTATCGGTAATACTATCGGTCGTATCGTTTGTGGTTTAGCAAGCAGCTTGCCTGGAGTTAATGCTCTAGTCGtgaataatatgtttattagtGTCGGCGGTTTAGTCACAATACTCTCCGGAATTTCTCTAACGGAGGAATATCAGTTCTTTTATGCAGCCAGTTTTGGTCTCAGTATAT CCGTCTTTGCTTCTCTGAGATCGATTCTCGTTGTGGATCTGCTCGGTTTAGAAAAACTGACAAATGCTTTTGGACTGCTTCTTCTGTTTCAAGGCGTGGCAGCGACTGTGGGCGCACCTCTCGCag GTGCGTTCATGGATGCGACTGGAAGTTATGACGCCTCATTCTACCTATCTGGCAGCTTGATTCTCCTATCAGCTGTGATTTGTTACCCGTTAAAAAGAATCAACACGTGGGAAAGGCGTGGCGAAAAAAATCCAGTTGCGACGGATCTTTTTGCGTCCTGA
- the LOC140669334 gene encoding monocarboxylate transporter 12 isoform X1, with the protein MSTVIASKTEEQIFDTSKSQQNNRNCNKIEELQLEDINDNNNDETIEVEMVVPPDGGWGWVIVAASFMCNLFVDGIIFSFGVFLNHIADAFSISKARVALVGSLQTGFYLMAGPFVSALANRYGFRLVTILGSVISCIAFVLSYFSTSIEFLYISYGAIGGIGAGLIYVPAVITTGFYFERWRALATGIAVCGSGIGAFLLAPISDILIKNFGWRGALLFQAGMLLNCAIFGAMFRPLKPTRIKVKNTPENAPLEVKTTLVGNHVSTTSLHCAQPNRSGFFGTNNNTEYPTAAELFGSNPNIVNVSKSLHSLHKVHVETQTLERKVSTSEKRLSVPIYPDLDVVKNEEKIVEEENNLLSGDLERLNGKVPTIRRHTISGRRLRTDSECSQKSLKMGKRNPKDPQRPFYRDDIFYGGSLNRLSHYRSQQSSVGYHMSVTRLPTATDVAEEESGSCYLCPESVRRILTTMLDLSLLKSPSFLILAISGGLTMMGFYTPFMYVPDRAIKANIDASTAMFLVSVIGIGNTIGRIVCGLASSLPGVNALVVNNMFISVGGLVTILSGISLTEEYQFFYAASFGLSISVFASLRSILVVDLLGLEKLTNAFGLLLLFQGVAATVGAPLAGAFMDATGSYDASFYLSGSLILLSAVICYPLKRINTWERRGEKNPVATDLFAS; encoded by the exons ATGTCGACGGTGATAGCTAGCAAAACGGAAGAGCAGATTTTCGATACGAGCAAATCGCAGCAAAATAATCGCAACTGCAATAAGATTGAGGAGCTGCAGCTCGAGGACATTAACGACAATAACAATGATGAG ACCATCGAAGTGGAAATGGTGGTACCACCTGATGGAGGATGGGGCTGGGTAATTGTCGCAGCCTCCTTCATGTGCAATTTATTCGTCGACGGTATCATCTTCAGTTTCGGCGTATTTCTAAATCATATTGCGGATGCATTTTCCATATCGAAAGCGAGAGTCGCTCTTGTCGGCTCATTACAAACTGGATTTTATCTCATGGCTG GTCCTTTCGTATCCGCCCTTGCCAACCGATATGGTTTTAGACTGGTCACGATATTAGGAAGCGTAATAAGTTGCATCGCCTTCGTCCTCTCGTATTTCAGTACATCTATCGAATTCCTCTACATTTCTTATGGTGCTATCG GTGGTATTGGTGCGGGCCTGATATACGTTCCAGCTGTAATAACCACCGGATTTTATTTCGAGAGATGGCGAGCACTAGCTACAGGTATCGCGGTATGTGGCTCTGGTATCGGTGCATTTTTGCTTGCGCCGATCTCGGATATACTCATAAAGAATTTTGGCTGGAGGGGAGCTTTGTTATTTCAAGCAG GCATGCTGTTAAATTGCGCCATATTCGGTGCAATGTTCCGTCCTTTGAAACCAACGAGGATTAAGGTGAAGAACACTCCAGAAAACGCCCCGCTCGAAGTAAAAACCACGTTGGTGGGAAATCATGTGTCAACGACCTCATTACATTGCGCCCAGCCAAATAGAAGCGGTTTCTTTGGCACAAATAATAACACGGAATATCCGACGGCAGCGGAACTTTTCGGAAGTAACCCTAATATAGTAAA TGTATCTAAGTCCTTGCATTCGCTGCACAAGGTGCACGTGGAGACGCAAACTTTGGAGAGGAAGGTGAGTACTTCGGAGAAACGGCTATCCGTGCCAATATATCCTGACTTGGACGTTGTAAAGAACGAAGAAAAGATAGTCGAAGAGGAGAACAATCTGCTCAGCGGCGACTTGGAACGGTTAAATGGAAAAGTACCAACG atccGCCGACATACGATTAGCGGCAGGCGCCTTCGAACGGATTCAGAATGCAGTCAAAAATCTCTTAAGATGGGTAAACGAAATCCAAAAGATCCGCAGAGACCGTTTTATAGGGacgatattttttatggaGGCTCTTTGAACAGACTTTCTCATTACAGATCGCAG CAATCATCAGTCGGTTATCACATGTCAGTGACGCGGCTGCCGACGGCGACGGATGTGGCAGAGGAAGAGAGTGGAAGTTGCTACCTGTGTCCTGAAAGTGTACGACGAATTCTGACCACAATGCTTGATTTAAGCCTTCTAAAAAGCCCTTCCTTTCTAATACTAGCGATTTCTGGCGGGCTCACCATGATGGGTTTTTATACACCTTTTATGTATGTGCCAG ATCGAGCTATAAAAGCTAACATCGATGCTTCTACGGCCATGTTTCTCGTTTCGGTGATTGGTATCGGTAATACTATCGGTCGTATCGTTTGTGGTTTAGCAAGCAGCTTGCCTGGAGTTAATGCTCTAGTCGtgaataatatgtttattagtGTCGGCGGTTTAGTCACAATACTCTCCGGAATTTCTCTAACGGAGGAATATCAGTTCTTTTATGCAGCCAGTTTTGGTCTCAGTATAT CCGTCTTTGCTTCTCTGAGATCGATTCTCGTTGTGGATCTGCTCGGTTTAGAAAAACTGACAAATGCTTTTGGACTGCTTCTTCTGTTTCAAGGCGTGGCAGCGACTGTGGGCGCACCTCTCGCag GTGCGTTCATGGATGCGACTGGAAGTTATGACGCCTCATTCTACCTATCTGGCAGCTTGATTCTCCTATCAGCTGTGATTTGTTACCCGTTAAAAAGAATCAACACGTGGGAAAGGCGTGGCGAAAAAAATCCAGTTGCGACGGATCTTTTTGCGTCCTGA
- the LOC140669334 gene encoding monocarboxylate transporter 12 isoform X2: protein MMSFVGQQTIEVEMVVPPDGGWGWVIVAASFMCNLFVDGIIFSFGVFLNHIADAFSISKARVALVGSLQTGFYLMAGPFVSALANRYGFRLVTILGSVISCIAFVLSYFSTSIEFLYISYGAIGGIGAGLIYVPAVITTGFYFERWRALATGIAVCGSGIGAFLLAPISDILIKNFGWRGALLFQAGMLLNCAIFGAMFRPLKPTRIKVKNTPENAPLEVKTTLVGNHVSTTSLHCAQPNRSGFFGTNNNTEYPTAAELFGSNPNIVNVSKSLHSLHKVHVETQTLERKVSTSEKRLSVPIYPDLDVVKNEEKIVEEENNLLSGDLERLNGKVPTIRRHTISGRRLRTDSECSQKSLKMGKRNPKDPQRPFYRDDIFYGGSLNRLSHYRSQQSSVGYHMSVTRLPTATDVAEEESGSCYLCPESVRRILTTMLDLSLLKSPSFLILAISGGLTMMGFYTPFMYVPDRAIKANIDASTAMFLVSVIGIGNTIGRIVCGLASSLPGVNALVVNNMFISVGGLVTILSGISLTEEYQFFYAASFGLSISVFASLRSILVVDLLGLEKLTNAFGLLLLFQGVAATVGAPLAGAFMDATGSYDASFYLSGSLILLSAVICYPLKRINTWERRGEKNPVATDLFAS from the exons ATGATGAG TTTTGTGGGTCAACAGACCATCGAAGTGGAAATGGTGGTACCACCTGATGGAGGATGGGGCTGGGTAATTGTCGCAGCCTCCTTCATGTGCAATTTATTCGTCGACGGTATCATCTTCAGTTTCGGCGTATTTCTAAATCATATTGCGGATGCATTTTCCATATCGAAAGCGAGAGTCGCTCTTGTCGGCTCATTACAAACTGGATTTTATCTCATGGCTG GTCCTTTCGTATCCGCCCTTGCCAACCGATATGGTTTTAGACTGGTCACGATATTAGGAAGCGTAATAAGTTGCATCGCCTTCGTCCTCTCGTATTTCAGTACATCTATCGAATTCCTCTACATTTCTTATGGTGCTATCG GTGGTATTGGTGCGGGCCTGATATACGTTCCAGCTGTAATAACCACCGGATTTTATTTCGAGAGATGGCGAGCACTAGCTACAGGTATCGCGGTATGTGGCTCTGGTATCGGTGCATTTTTGCTTGCGCCGATCTCGGATATACTCATAAAGAATTTTGGCTGGAGGGGAGCTTTGTTATTTCAAGCAG GCATGCTGTTAAATTGCGCCATATTCGGTGCAATGTTCCGTCCTTTGAAACCAACGAGGATTAAGGTGAAGAACACTCCAGAAAACGCCCCGCTCGAAGTAAAAACCACGTTGGTGGGAAATCATGTGTCAACGACCTCATTACATTGCGCCCAGCCAAATAGAAGCGGTTTCTTTGGCACAAATAATAACACGGAATATCCGACGGCAGCGGAACTTTTCGGAAGTAACCCTAATATAGTAAA TGTATCTAAGTCCTTGCATTCGCTGCACAAGGTGCACGTGGAGACGCAAACTTTGGAGAGGAAGGTGAGTACTTCGGAGAAACGGCTATCCGTGCCAATATATCCTGACTTGGACGTTGTAAAGAACGAAGAAAAGATAGTCGAAGAGGAGAACAATCTGCTCAGCGGCGACTTGGAACGGTTAAATGGAAAAGTACCAACG atccGCCGACATACGATTAGCGGCAGGCGCCTTCGAACGGATTCAGAATGCAGTCAAAAATCTCTTAAGATGGGTAAACGAAATCCAAAAGATCCGCAGAGACCGTTTTATAGGGacgatattttttatggaGGCTCTTTGAACAGACTTTCTCATTACAGATCGCAG CAATCATCAGTCGGTTATCACATGTCAGTGACGCGGCTGCCGACGGCGACGGATGTGGCAGAGGAAGAGAGTGGAAGTTGCTACCTGTGTCCTGAAAGTGTACGACGAATTCTGACCACAATGCTTGATTTAAGCCTTCTAAAAAGCCCTTCCTTTCTAATACTAGCGATTTCTGGCGGGCTCACCATGATGGGTTTTTATACACCTTTTATGTATGTGCCAG ATCGAGCTATAAAAGCTAACATCGATGCTTCTACGGCCATGTTTCTCGTTTCGGTGATTGGTATCGGTAATACTATCGGTCGTATCGTTTGTGGTTTAGCAAGCAGCTTGCCTGGAGTTAATGCTCTAGTCGtgaataatatgtttattagtGTCGGCGGTTTAGTCACAATACTCTCCGGAATTTCTCTAACGGAGGAATATCAGTTCTTTTATGCAGCCAGTTTTGGTCTCAGTATAT CCGTCTTTGCTTCTCTGAGATCGATTCTCGTTGTGGATCTGCTCGGTTTAGAAAAACTGACAAATGCTTTTGGACTGCTTCTTCTGTTTCAAGGCGTGGCAGCGACTGTGGGCGCACCTCTCGCag GTGCGTTCATGGATGCGACTGGAAGTTATGACGCCTCATTCTACCTATCTGGCAGCTTGATTCTCCTATCAGCTGTGATTTGTTACCCGTTAAAAAGAATCAACACGTGGGAAAGGCGTGGCGAAAAAAATCCAGTTGCGACGGATCTTTTTGCGTCCTGA